The following coding sequences are from one Elusimicrobium minutum Pei191 window:
- a CDS encoding DUF58 domain-containing protein, which translates to MDTSELLKKVRQIEIRTGRLVADNFAGQYLSVFKGQGIEFAEVREYVAGDDVRSIDWNVSARSGKTYIKQFLEERELTLMIACDVSASGAFGSTQKLKREVAAELAALFAFSALTNNDKVGLMLFSDMVELFIPPKKGKKHILRLVRELLVFEPKNKKTDISLALNTLNKVIKRQGILVLISDFMDEGFEKAFRLSQKKFDLIPVLVRDPLESSVPKLPLYINAVDPESGESAVFNLKDAPKYGDITKREKFFHSLGADYIKTFTTGSAADEVVKFFKKRAEKIKR; encoded by the coding sequence ATGGACACTTCCGAACTTCTAAAAAAAGTACGCCAAATTGAAATACGGACCGGCCGCCTGGTAGCGGATAATTTTGCCGGGCAGTATCTTAGTGTATTTAAAGGCCAGGGCATAGAGTTTGCCGAGGTTAGGGAGTATGTCGCGGGTGATGACGTGCGTTCGATAGATTGGAACGTGTCCGCCCGCAGCGGTAAAACTTATATAAAACAATTTTTAGAAGAACGCGAACTTACTTTAATGATAGCGTGCGACGTGTCTGCCTCGGGCGCGTTTGGCAGCACACAAAAACTTAAAAGAGAAGTCGCGGCCGAACTGGCGGCTTTATTTGCTTTTTCGGCGCTTACCAACAATGATAAAGTAGGTCTTATGCTTTTTTCCGACATGGTGGAGCTTTTTATCCCTCCTAAAAAAGGCAAAAAACATATTTTGCGTCTTGTGCGCGAGCTGCTTGTTTTTGAACCTAAAAATAAAAAAACGGATATTTCGCTTGCTTTAAACACTTTAAACAAAGTTATAAAAAGGCAGGGTATTTTGGTTTTAATTTCAGACTTTATGGACGAAGGATTTGAAAAAGCGTTTAGGCTTTCGCAAAAAAAGTTTGACCTTATACCCGTTTTAGTGCGTGACCCGCTTGAATCAAGCGTGCCAAAACTGCCGCTTTATATTAACGCCGTTGATCCGGAAAGCGGCGAAAGCGCTGTTTTTAATTTAAAAGATGCTCCCAAATACGGCGATATAACCAAGCGTGAAAAGTTTTTTCACTCTTTGGGCGCGGATTATATTAAAACATTTACCACGGGCAGCGCAGCGGACGAGGTGGTTAAATTTTTTAAAAAACGGGCTGAAAAGATAAAAAGATGA
- a CDS encoding AAA family ATPase — protein sequence MDINTISKTVQQENIFIHDLKREIGKVIVGQEELIDKMLIALIADGHVLIEGVPGLAKTLTVKTLAQSMRAAFSRIQFTPDLLPADITGTLIFNPKEGTFTPKQGPVFAHLVLADEINRSPAKVQSALLEAMQERQVTIGDKTYLLPTPFMVLATQNPVEQEGTYPLPEAQVDRFMLKIKIGYPSKPEEKQILERMGQAQTPKVTQTATLESMLKARAVADSIYIDEKIKNYIVDLVFASRFPKDYNLSSLSSLISYGASPRATIFLAKAAKAYAFLNGRGYVIPEDIKAVGPDVLRHRILLSYEAEAENIDSDNIIKQIFEAVEVP from the coding sequence ATGGATATTAATACTATAAGCAAAACTGTCCAGCAGGAAAACATTTTTATTCACGACCTTAAAAGAGAAATAGGCAAAGTAATCGTAGGGCAGGAAGAGCTTATTGATAAAATGCTTATAGCCCTTATAGCGGACGGACATGTTCTTATAGAAGGCGTGCCCGGTCTTGCTAAAACCTTAACCGTAAAAACGCTTGCCCAAAGCATGCGTGCCGCGTTTTCAAGAATACAATTTACGCCGGATTTGCTTCCCGCCGATATTACCGGCACTCTTATTTTTAACCCTAAAGAAGGCACTTTTACGCCAAAGCAGGGGCCTGTTTTTGCCCACCTTGTTTTAGCTGACGAAATAAACCGTTCTCCCGCCAAAGTACAAAGCGCATTGCTTGAAGCAATGCAGGAGCGCCAGGTAACTATCGGCGATAAAACTTATTTGCTGCCCACGCCTTTTATGGTGCTTGCCACACAAAACCCAGTGGAACAGGAAGGCACTTACCCGCTGCCCGAAGCGCAGGTGGACAGGTTTATGCTTAAAATAAAAATAGGTTATCCTTCTAAACCGGAAGAAAAACAAATTTTAGAACGTATGGGCCAGGCTCAAACGCCTAAGGTAACGCAAACAGCTACTTTAGAATCCATGCTCAAAGCGCGCGCCGTGGCCGACAGTATTTATATAGACGAAAAAATTAAAAACTATATTGTTGACCTTGTGTTCGCCTCCCGCTTTCCTAAAGATTACAACCTTTCTTCATTATCATCTTTAATCAGTTACGGCGCAAGCCCAAGGGCAACAATATTTCTTGCCAAAGCGGCAAAAGCCTACGCCTTTCTTAACGGCAGGGGTTATGTTATACCCGAAGATATTAAGGCCGTAGGTCCGGATGTATTGCGCCACCGCATACTGCTTTCTTACGAAGCAGAAGCCGAAAATATAGATTCCGATAATATTATAAAACAGATTTTCGAAGCCGTAGAAGTACCTTAA